In Lewinellaceae bacterium, a single window of DNA contains:
- a CDS encoding FtsX-like permease family protein yields MIQFLIKGIIRDKNRSVLPVIVISIGVFLTVLFSAWFKGILGDLVDVNANFSTGHVKVMTRAYADNAEQMPNDLALLEAGQLISSLSTEFPALEWVERIHFGGLLDVPGEDGETRAQGMAAGQAIDFFTPGTKEPERMNIPGSIVQGGLPDEPGEALVSNDFAERFHIKTGDPITLFGSTMYGGMAFANFTVAGTVRFGMRALDRGAILIDITDAQAALDMADAAGEVLGFFKDGQYHREQALQVKTAFNAKYESDTGEFAPVMLRLNDQKGLDEYLVMMDYVAGAMTFIFILAMSIVLWNTGLLGGLRRYNEFGIRLAMGEEKGHIYRTLIIESLVIGTIGSVVGTIFGLAAAYYLQEYGINFGSAVQGGGMMMPEVFRADIRPEAFYIGFIPGLVSMALGNALSGIGIYKRRTAVLFKELSV; encoded by the coding sequence ATGATCCAGTTCTTGATAAAAGGCATCATCAGAGACAAAAACCGGAGCGTGCTGCCGGTGATCGTCATCTCCATCGGCGTATTCCTCACCGTGCTGTTCAGCGCCTGGTTCAAGGGCATTTTGGGCGACCTGGTCGACGTCAACGCCAATTTTTCCACCGGCCACGTCAAAGTCATGACCCGCGCCTACGCCGACAACGCCGAGCAGATGCCCAACGACCTGGCCCTGCTGGAGGCAGGCCAGCTCATCAGCAGCCTGAGCACGGAATTCCCCGCCCTGGAATGGGTGGAGCGCATCCACTTCGGCGGCCTGCTCGACGTGCCCGGCGAAGATGGGGAGACCCGCGCCCAGGGCATGGCTGCCGGCCAGGCCATCGACTTCTTCACCCCCGGAACGAAAGAACCCGAGCGGATGAACATCCCCGGCTCCATCGTGCAGGGCGGCCTGCCCGATGAGCCGGGAGAAGCCCTGGTCAGCAACGACTTCGCCGAACGCTTTCACATAAAGACCGGCGACCCCATCACCCTCTTCGGCTCCACCATGTACGGAGGCATGGCCTTTGCCAATTTCACGGTGGCGGGCACCGTGCGCTTCGGCATGCGGGCCCTCGACCGGGGCGCCATCCTCATCGACATCACCGACGCCCAGGCCGCCCTCGATATGGCCGATGCGGCCGGGGAAGTGCTCGGGTTCTTTAAGGATGGCCAATACCACAGAGAACAGGCATTGCAGGTGAAAACGGCCTTTAATGCGAAGTACGAGTCCGATACCGGCGAATTTGCCCCCGTGATGCTCCGCCTCAACGACCAGAAAGGGCTGGACGAATACCTGGTCATGATGGATTACGTGGCCGGCGCCATGACCTTCATCTTCATCCTGGCCATGTCGATCGTACTGTGGAACACCGGCCTGCTGGGCGGGCTGCGCCGCTACAACGAATTCGGCATCCGCCTGGCGATGGGGGAAGAAAAGGGCCACATCTACCGCACCCTCATCATCGAATCGCTGGTGATCGGAACGATCGGCTCGGTGGTGGGCACAATATTCGGGCTGGCTGCGGCGTACTACCTGCAGGAATACGGAATAAATTTCGGCTCGGCAGTACAGGGCGGGGGCATGATGATGCCGGAAGTATTCCGCGCCGACATCCGGCCGGAGGCCTTCTACATCGGCTTCATCCCGGGGCTGGTTTCCATGGCGCTGGGCAATGCGCTGTCCGGGATTGGGATTTATAAGCGGCGGACGGCGGTTTTATTTAAGGAGTTAAGTGTTTAA
- a CDS encoding histidine kinase: protein MKTSVNKERFKLYLWLGGAYLLLWLFMDLFNNPETFLKRTVNHIWLISYLIVFNFILFEYTLPFIKLSWKRILAAPFLLFAHLLLYSFGFYAWRHIGILSHIYFQLIIHPSLLKGVEYHVPYSFLSIFFFGVIRHLYDYRKLKEAAQQLRIEKQEAELNYLKSQTNPHFLFNTLNNIYSLARDKSDLAPESILRLSKILRFMLYETGGAYIAIGQELKIISDYIALEQLRYDESLRVNFNYDVEDRNQALPPLLLIPLVENAFKHGVSETRAGPFVDIHLSVKDRQVVFFVKNSTEASPEEGGVKENIGLSNLRRQLELLYADFDLSVQQDESEFTAILKINLASHA, encoded by the coding sequence ATGAAGACATCAGTCAATAAAGAGCGGTTCAAACTTTATCTTTGGCTCGGAGGCGCTTATCTTTTGCTCTGGCTGTTTATGGACCTGTTCAATAATCCGGAGACCTTTCTGAAAAGAACGGTCAATCACATTTGGCTGATCAGCTATCTCATCGTTTTCAATTTTATTCTTTTTGAGTATACCCTGCCGTTTATAAAGCTGTCCTGGAAAAGAATCCTGGCAGCGCCCTTCCTCCTATTTGCGCACCTCTTATTGTACTCTTTCGGCTTCTACGCTTGGAGGCATATCGGTATCCTGTCGCATATTTATTTCCAGCTGATCATACATCCTTCCCTGCTAAAGGGGGTTGAATATCACGTTCCGTACAGCTTCCTCTCGATCTTTTTTTTTGGAGTGATCCGGCACCTTTACGACTACAGAAAACTAAAGGAAGCGGCGCAGCAACTCCGCATTGAAAAGCAGGAAGCCGAGCTGAATTATCTCAAGTCGCAGACGAACCCCCATTTTTTGTTCAACACCCTGAACAATATCTATTCCCTGGCGAGGGATAAGTCGGACCTGGCGCCGGAATCCATTTTGCGCCTGTCGAAAATACTGCGGTTCATGCTCTACGAAACCGGCGGGGCGTATATTGCGATCGGACAGGAACTGAAAATCATCAGTGATTATATCGCCCTGGAGCAATTGCGGTACGATGAGTCGCTGCGAGTCAACTTTAACTATGATGTGGAAGATAGGAATCAAGCGTTGCCGCCGCTGCTGCTGATCCCGTTGGTTGAAAATGCGTTCAAACATGGGGTTTCAGAGACGAGGGCCGGGCCATTCGTAGATATTCATCTTTCGGTTAAGGATCGGCAGGTGGTATTTTTTGTAAAAAATTCTACGGAAGCATCTCCTGAGGAAGGCGGTGTAAAAGAGAATATCGGCCTTTCCAACCTGAGGCGCCAGCTGGAATTGTTATATGCGGATTTCGATCTTTCTGTTCAACAGGATGAATCCGAGTTTACAGCCATTTTAAAAATCAATCTTGCCAGCCATGCCTAA
- a CDS encoding nucleotidyltransferase domain-containing protein, with the protein MEKTTKDIPDQVKEAVHQIDEEAEIILFGSRARGDYGSDSDWDFLILLDGPATSEKEELIRNRIYDIELESEEVITSIIEQRSEWKKYEETLIYKNIEEQGKLVA; encoded by the coding sequence ATGGAAAAGACAACCAAGGATATACCGGATCAAGTAAAGGAGGCCGTACACCAGATAGATGAAGAGGCAGAAATAATCTTGTTTGGATCGAGAGCGAGAGGAGATTATGGATCTGATTCAGATTGGGATTTTCTGATCTTACTGGATGGCCCGGCCACTTCAGAGAAGGAGGAGTTGATAAGGAATAGAATCTATGACATCGAATTGGAATCGGAGGAAGTGATCACCTCAATAATTGAACAAAGATCAGAATGGAAGAAATATGAAGAAACGCTGATCTACAAAAACATTGAGGAACAGGGAAAACTGGTGGCGTAA
- a CDS encoding ABC transporter permease, producing MLALKLAFKNIFGAGYRTLLNIGVLSFAFVVILFYNGVIEGWNQQARRDTIEWEIGQGQLWFPGYDPLDFFSYQDAHGPIPEGLTAEVAAGNLAPILVAQASAFPQGRMQGVLLKGISPGQTILKIPTALLEGQDGQIPALIGKRMARSFKMKEGDQLLLRWRDKNGAFDAREVTIAGVFDCNVPTIDGGQIWLPLERLREMLGMPGEATLLVAGEGFKPSGNTSWEFKDHDFLLADLNKIIQSKKGGSGIIYGLLLVIALLAIFDTQVLSVFRRQKEIGTYIALGMTRWQVVGIFTVEGASYSILAILLGALYGGPLLWYLAKVGWAMPSSSQDIGLSIADKIYPVYGVGLILTTVLLVVLSATIVSFLPARKIARLHPTDALKGKIQ from the coding sequence ATGTTAGCATTAAAATTGGCATTCAAAAACATCTTCGGCGCCGGCTACCGGACCCTTCTGAACATCGGCGTGCTGTCCTTTGCATTTGTTGTCATTCTTTTTTACAATGGCGTGATCGAAGGATGGAACCAGCAGGCGCGCCGCGACACCATAGAATGGGAGATCGGGCAGGGGCAGCTCTGGTTCCCCGGCTACGACCCGCTCGACTTCTTCTCCTACCAGGACGCTCACGGGCCCATACCCGAAGGCCTGACAGCAGAAGTGGCAGCCGGCAACCTGGCGCCCATCCTGGTGGCGCAGGCCTCTGCTTTCCCGCAGGGGCGCATGCAGGGGGTCCTGCTGAAAGGCATCAGCCCCGGGCAAACCATCCTGAAGATTCCCACGGCCTTGCTCGAAGGCCAGGACGGGCAAATCCCCGCCCTCATCGGCAAGCGGATGGCCCGGTCCTTCAAGATGAAGGAAGGCGATCAACTGCTCCTGCGCTGGCGGGATAAGAACGGCGCCTTCGACGCCCGGGAGGTAACGATCGCCGGAGTGTTCGACTGCAACGTGCCCACCATCGACGGCGGTCAAATCTGGCTGCCGCTGGAGCGCCTGCGGGAAATGCTGGGCATGCCCGGCGAGGCCACCCTGCTCGTGGCAGGAGAAGGTTTCAAGCCCTCCGGCAATACCTCCTGGGAATTCAAAGACCACGACTTCCTGCTGGCCGACCTGAACAAGATCATCCAATCCAAAAAAGGAGGTTCGGGCATCATCTACGGGCTGCTGCTCGTCATTGCCCTGCTGGCCATTTTCGACACCCAGGTCCTGTCGGTTTTCCGGCGGCAGAAGGAGATCGGCACCTACATCGCCCTGGGCATGACCCGCTGGCAGGTGGTGGGCATATTCACCGTGGAAGGCGCCTCCTACAGCATCCTGGCCATCCTGCTGGGCGCGCTTTACGGAGGGCCGTTGCTGTGGTATTTGGCCAAGGTGGGCTGGGCCATGCCCTCCTCCAGCCAGGACATAGGACTTTCCATCGCAGATAAAATCTATCCGGTGTACGGAGTGGGGCTCATCCTGACGACCGTCCTGCTGGTGGTCCTCTCCGCTACCATCGTGAGCTTCTTGCCGGCCCGGAAAATTGCCCGGCTCCATCCAACGGACGCTTTAAAAGGAAAGATCCAATGA
- a CDS encoding HEPN domain-containing protein, with the protein MSYSKEELAKYRIKRSKESLEEAKILSQSNHWNTVANRLYYSCFYMASAYLVANNMEASTHNGIKTGFNKELIRGGKLDKRYGELYNKLFNLRQDADYRDYRDVSEEKIMPLIKDVEQLVNNMERLIGNGR; encoded by the coding sequence ATGAGTTATTCAAAAGAGGAATTAGCCAAATACAGGATAAAAAGATCGAAAGAGTCGTTGGAAGAGGCAAAAATACTAAGCCAATCGAATCACTGGAATACGGTAGCCAATAGATTGTATTATTCCTGCTTCTATATGGCCTCTGCTTACCTGGTGGCCAATAATATGGAAGCGTCGACTCATAATGGGATAAAAACAGGCTTCAATAAAGAACTGATAAGGGGAGGTAAACTGGATAAACGGTATGGAGAACTATATAATAAACTCTTCAACTTGAGGCAGGATGCAGATTATAGGGACTACAGGGATGTGAGCGAAGAGAAAATAATGCCGCTGATCAAGGATGTCGAGCAATTAGTCAACAATATGGAAAGGCTAATAGGAAATGGACGGTAG
- a CDS encoding outer membrane lipoprotein-sorting protein, whose translation MKNITILFLSILFFAFAAPPDADEILKKVEENMTSDNRVFESEMIIHGRRGSRTITSKTYSAGDKQSFTEYLSPAREAGTKMLKLENQLWIYSPSTDRTIQISGHLLRQSVMGSDLSYEDMMDDRKLTDVYSAKLIGEEVLDGRKTYVLELTAKVEDVAYHHQKMWIDTERFVPLREELYAKSGQLLKRTTLSDVQKIQGRWFPTVIVFKDMLKQGDGTEFRMKSIKFDQEIPDYLFTKAALKQ comes from the coding sequence ATGAAAAACATAACCATCCTCTTCTTATCCATCCTATTCTTCGCCTTCGCCGCCCCTCCCGACGCGGATGAAATCCTGAAAAAAGTAGAAGAAAACATGACCTCCGACAACCGGGTGTTCGAATCGGAGATGATCATCCACGGGCGGCGCGGCAGCCGGACGATCACCTCGAAGACGTATTCGGCAGGCGACAAACAGTCCTTCACCGAGTACCTGTCGCCAGCCCGGGAAGCAGGCACTAAGATGCTGAAGCTGGAAAACCAGTTGTGGATTTACTCCCCGTCCACCGACCGCACCATACAGATTTCCGGGCACCTGCTGCGGCAGTCGGTCATGGGCTCCGACCTGTCGTACGAGGACATGATGGACGACCGCAAGCTCACCGACGTTTATTCGGCCAAGCTCATCGGAGAGGAAGTATTGGACGGGCGCAAAACCTACGTACTCGAACTTACCGCCAAGGTGGAGGACGTTGCTTACCACCATCAAAAGATGTGGATCGACACAGAACGCTTCGTGCCGCTGCGCGAAGAGCTTTACGCCAAAAGCGGGCAATTGCTGAAGCGCACCACCCTGTCGGATGTGCAGAAGATACAGGGGCGTTGGTTTCCCACCGTCATCGTATTTAAAGACATGCTAAAACAGGGGGACGGCACGGAATTTCGGATGAAAAGCATTAAATTCGACCAGGAAATTCCGGATTATTTGTTTACGAAGGCAGCATTGAAGCAGTAA
- a CDS encoding class I SAM-dependent methyltransferase — protein MDKTKIAIEIFDNCARQYQDKFMALNLYRESLDLFCAAVETENAEVLDIACGPGNIAKYLLAKRPGFKILGIDLSAKMIELARLNNPAAEFRVMDCREIGQLGRQFDAAVCGFALPYLSKEEALKLIRDVAGRLRPGGVFYLSTMEGDYSQSGWKGSSSGGAAQMYIHYHQADFLAEGLKENGLEVLGLQRKVYTAPDGEATTDLLVLAKKSRPASQTSKVGSD, from the coding sequence ATGGACAAAACCAAAATCGCCATAGAAATCTTCGACAACTGCGCCCGGCAATACCAGGACAAGTTCATGGCCCTGAATCTTTACCGCGAGTCCCTGGACTTATTCTGCGCAGCGGTGGAAACGGAAAACGCCGAAGTCCTGGACATCGCCTGCGGGCCCGGCAACATTGCCAAGTACCTGCTTGCAAAACGCCCTGGTTTTAAAATCTTAGGAATCGACCTGTCTGCCAAAATGATCGAACTGGCCCGGCTCAATAACCCGGCCGCTGAATTTCGGGTAATGGATTGCCGGGAAATTGGCCAATTGGGCCGTCAGTTTGATGCAGCTGTGTGCGGCTTCGCCCTGCCTTACCTGTCTAAAGAAGAGGCACTGAAACTGATCCGGGACGTGGCCGGCCGGCTGAGGCCCGGCGGCGTATTTTACCTGAGCACGATGGAGGGGGATTACAGCCAGTCCGGGTGGAAGGGCTCCAGTTCGGGCGGGGCTGCTCAAATGTACATCCACTACCACCAGGCCGATTTCCTGGCGGAGGGGCTGAAGGAAAACGGGTTGGAGGTCCTGGGTTTGCAACGCAAGGTTTATACGGCGCCGGATGGGGAAGCTACGACAGATTTGTTGGTTTTGGCGAAAAAAAGCAGGCCTGCTAGTCAAACATCAAAAGTTGGGTCTGATTGA
- a CDS encoding response regulator transcription factor — MPKVKCIIIEDEPLAVKILSDYISQVPFLELQGTFKDAILASDFLRQHDTGLMFLDIHLPKLKGMAFLKTLAHPPAVIITTAYHQYAVEGFELNVTDYLLKPIEFERFLAAVNKVKTAEKEKQEAKDFIFLNVQKKKVKILFSEVVYVESQKEYIKIVTTKKEYLSKISTHEIEALLPAGRFRRIHRSFIVSISKIESYTAESVEVNGVSIPIGRGYRDFIENL, encoded by the coding sequence ATGCCTAAAGTCAAGTGCATTATCATAGAAGATGAGCCCCTGGCGGTAAAAATTTTATCGGATTATATTTCGCAGGTGCCGTTTCTGGAACTGCAGGGAACCTTTAAGGATGCCATTCTGGCGTCCGATTTCCTGCGGCAGCATGATACCGGCCTGATGTTTTTGGATATCCACCTGCCCAAATTGAAAGGCATGGCCTTTTTAAAAACGCTGGCCCACCCGCCGGCCGTAATCATTACAACCGCTTACCACCAATACGCCGTGGAAGGGTTCGAGCTAAACGTAACCGACTACCTCCTGAAGCCCATTGAGTTCGAGCGTTTTTTGGCCGCCGTGAATAAGGTGAAAACCGCTGAGAAGGAAAAACAGGAAGCCAAAGATTTCATATTCCTGAATGTGCAGAAAAAGAAGGTGAAGATTTTATTCTCAGAGGTCGTTTATGTTGAGAGTCAAAAGGAATACATCAAAATCGTTACCACCAAAAAAGAATACCTTTCCAAAATAAGCACGCATGAAATAGAGGCGCTTTTGCCGGCCGGCCGCTTCAGGCGGATACACCGGTCTTTTATCGTTTCAATCAGTAAGATCGAATCCTATACGGCTGAATCGGTGGAGGTGAATGGGGTTTCTATTCCTATTGGCAGAGGGTACAGGGATTTCATAGAAAACCTGTAG
- a CDS encoding UPF0175 family protein, with the protein MKTITINLPEEVELDKVKMIIAASLFEQGILSSGQAAEIVGITRRKFLEEVGKYGVSIFGETAEDIEKVGDIEL; encoded by the coding sequence ATGAAGACGATAACCATAAACCTTCCAGAAGAAGTTGAACTTGATAAGGTAAAGATGATAATAGCAGCATCATTGTTCGAACAAGGAATATTGTCATCAGGACAAGCTGCGGAAATAGTAGGAATAACAAGAAGGAAGTTTTTAGAGGAGGTAGGAAAATATGGGGTATCGATATTCGGAGAAACAGCTGAAGATATTGAAAAAGTTGGAGACATTGAACTTTAA
- a CDS encoding DUF2911 domain-containing protein, producing MKSLILSIFITLIGIAATAQMDLPGEGGNTRATISEEVGITSITIKYSRPGVKGREGKIWGGVVANGFGTYSFITGKNTSPWRAGANEATIISFEHDVKVEGKDLKAGSYALFMAMGADSVTLIFSKQTEAWGSFYYKPEDDVLRVKVKPATLDKSVEWLKYEFIEHQEKSCVIAMQWEKLSVPFKVEVDVYNIVIARLREQVVGVKGFLSANLIHGSTYCFEKEIIMEEALGWAERAVTGRPYGQTGFDAYQNLATGYEKLNRLPEADSVMNQGLTIANVNEYAAYGRSLIKQNRKDRALDIMLAAGAKFGEVYAVNNALSYAYSAKGDYAKALGYANKALVQAPGDRSKAMVAANIDKLKGGKDINE from the coding sequence ATGAAATCGCTTATTCTTTCGATCTTTATCACGCTTATCGGTATAGCCGCAACGGCTCAAATGGACCTTCCGGGAGAAGGGGGCAATACCAGGGCAACCATTTCAGAAGAAGTGGGCATTACCAGCATCACCATTAAATACTCGAGGCCGGGAGTGAAAGGCCGGGAAGGGAAAATATGGGGAGGGGTGGTGGCCAATGGCTTCGGCACCTACAGTTTTATCACCGGCAAAAATACCAGCCCCTGGCGGGCAGGCGCCAATGAAGCGACGATAATCAGTTTTGAACACGACGTAAAGGTAGAAGGCAAAGATTTGAAAGCCGGCTCTTATGCCCTTTTCATGGCCATGGGGGCGGATAGTGTCACGTTGATCTTTTCTAAGCAAACGGAAGCCTGGGGCAGTTTTTACTATAAACCTGAAGATGATGTACTGAGGGTGAAGGTAAAACCGGCAACTTTGGACAAAAGCGTGGAATGGCTGAAGTATGAATTTATCGAACACCAGGAAAAAAGTTGTGTCATTGCCATGCAATGGGAAAAACTATCTGTGCCATTCAAAGTGGAAGTGGATGTCTACAATATTGTCATTGCCAGGTTGCGGGAACAGGTGGTAGGGGTCAAAGGGTTTCTTAGCGCCAACCTGATTCACGGCTCCACGTATTGCTTTGAGAAAGAAATAATAATGGAGGAGGCATTGGGCTGGGCTGAAAGAGCGGTCACCGGGCGGCCTTACGGACAAACGGGTTTTGATGCTTATCAAAACCTGGCTACAGGATACGAAAAACTCAACCGCCTGCCGGAGGCTGATTCTGTAATGAATCAAGGATTAACGATTGCAAATGTCAATGAGTATGCCGCTTATGGCCGGTCATTGATAAAACAAAACCGAAAAGACAGGGCCCTGGATATCATGCTGGCTGCCGGGGCAAAATTCGGCGAAGTTTACGCCGTCAACAATGCATTGTCCTATGCCTATTCTGCAAAGGGCGACTACGCGAAAGCGCTGGGCTATGCGAATAAAGCCTTGGTTCAGGCTCCTGGTGATCGCTCAAAGGCCATGGTTGCCGCAAATATTGACAAACTAAAAGGAGGGAAGGATATTAACGAATGA